GAGGTCGCAGCGGCATAGGCGCCCACCTTTTCCCAGACTGCACCGTCGATCTTTTCGATATCGACGCCCGCATCGATATAGGCCTGGACGATCTTCATGATCTGCTCCTCGGTCATATCGCCCGACAGATCGGGGTTCGCGCCATTGGGACCGAAATCGAGCGCCTTGTCGACGGTCACGTTCGACAGCCCCAGCGCCGCGATATCGCCGATCAGCCATTCGCGCGAAATGCGCGCAAGGCTGTAGTCGAAATAGGTCGGCTTTTGTTCATCCGTGATGCCGTGACGCGTCACGCAATCGTCGGTGACAGCGCCAAGCTGCTTGAACAACGCCTCGCGCGATGCCGCGTCGCCGCCGCCGGCCATTGCGGAACCGATCGAACTTTTGGTGCCGGCCGGAATCGACGTGACGACGCAATCGAACTTCTCGCCCTCCTGCGCCAGGGCCACGCCCGGCAACACGGCCAATGCAAGCATCGCGCTTGCCATCAAACCCTTCGACATCGGCGAATCCTTCATACGCAAGAGAGATCGACCCTCAGGACAGCATGGCCATCCCGCCGTTCACATGCAACGTCTGCCCGGTGACGTAGCCCGCCTCTTTCGACGCGAGATAGACGACCGCTGCGGCGATATCGCTCCCCTCGCCCATCCGGCCGGCGGGGATACGCTGGTTCAGCGCCTCCTTCTGCGCATCGGGCAGATCGGCGGTCATCGCCGTGGCGATAAAGCCGGGCGCGACGCAATTCGCGGTGACGCCGCGGCTCGCGAGTTCCTGTGCCAGCGCCTTGGTCATGCCGGTGACGCCTGCTTTCGAAGCGGCATAATTGGCCTGCCCCGGATTGCCGGTCGCGCCGACGACGCTGGTAATCGAAATGATGCGGCCGAAGCGCGCCTTCATCATCGGCTTCGCGGCAGCACGCGCCAGGCGGAAATTGGCCTCGAGATTGATGCGAATGACGTCCATCCACTCGTCGTCCTTCATGCGCATGATCAGGTTGTCGCGCGTCACACCGGCATTATTGACGAGGATGTCGAGCTGGCCGAGCGCATCGACCGCCGACGGGACGAGCGCGTCGACCGCAGCCGCATCGCCGAGATTGCAGGGCAATGCGATATGATCGCCGCCGAGCGTATCGCGAAAGGCATTGAGCTTGTCGGCGTTGGAACCCGACACCGCGAGCCGAGCCCCCTGCGCGGCAAGCGCCTGCGCGACGGCCGAACCGATGCCGCCCGAGGCGCCGGTGACAAGGGCGGTCATGCCGGTGAGATCGAACATTTTATTCTCCTGATGATTGCCGGTTCACGCGGAGACGCGGAGACGCGGAGGGTTTATGATCGTTGACGATGCGACGCACACCTTCCTTGAGTGTAGCGCCGCCAAAATTGATAAGGAGACCAACAGACTGGCCAGTAAGACGAAGATAGGTCAGCAACTGTTTGCCATGCGCCGGGTTCAGCCGTTCAACCGATTTAATCTCCACCAGCAAACGGTTGTCGACGAGCAAATCAATACGAAAAGCAGCATCGAAGCGAGAGCCTTCGAAATATATATCGATCGGCATTTGCCGATCGACGCGATAGCCCAGCGCCACCAGTTTTCCGGCAAGAACGGTTTCATAGACGCTTTCCAATAGCCCCGGCCCCAGTTCCCGATGCAAGCGAAGGGACAAGTCGAGCACATCGCCGCTCACCACGTCTATGTCCCGCACAATCCCTCCGCGCCTCCGCGTCTCCGCGTGAACTTCTTTCGTCGCTACCTCTGCGCCTCTGCGCGAATCTTCTAAAGCGTTTTCAACAGCGCTTCGATGTCGTCCATTGAAATCACGCTCATCGTCTCGACTTCGCCCGATGCGCTGCGCTTGACCATCGGTGAGAGGACTTTGCCGCCGAATTCGACGAAGTGCGTCACACCGATATCCTCCATCGACGCGACGCTTTCGCGCCAACGGACGCGGCCGGTCACCTGCTGGACGAGGAGGTCGCGGATCGTGTCAGGGTCGCTCACAGGGCTCGCGGTGACATTGGCGACGACCGGGATGAGCGGCGCGACGGGCGGGTTGGCGCCCAGGGCCTCGGCCATCGCGTCGGCAGCGGGCTGCATCAGCGGGCAGTGGAAGGGCGCCGAGACGGGCAGCAGCACGCCGCGCTTGATTCCATAATCCTTGACCAGCGCGACCGCGCGTTCGACGGCGCCCTTGTGGCCCGAGATCACGACTTGCGACGGGTCATTGTCGTTGGCGACGGTGCACACTTCGCCCTCTGCCGCTGCGTCGGCGAGCTTCTGTGCCGTCTCGATATCAGCCCCGAGCAGCGCCGCCATCGCGCCGACGCCGACGGGCACCGCTGCCTGCATCGCCTGCCCGCGCGTCTTCAAAAGCCGCGCAGTGGTCGCGAGGTCGAACGCGCCGGCGGCGCAAAGCGCGCTATATTCGCCGAGGCTGTGGCCCGCGACATAGTCGGCCTTGGCTGACAGCGTCACGCCACCTTCCTTTTCGAGCACGCGCAACGTGGCAATTGCGTTGGCCATGATCGCCGGCTGGGCGTTTTCGGTGAGGGTGAGCTGGTCCTCGGGACCTTCGCTCATCAACTGGAACAGCTTCTGGCCGAGCGCGTCATCGACCTCCTGAAACACTTCGCGCGCGACTGGCGACGCTTCGGAAAGCGCCTTGCCCATGCCGACCGCCTGGCTGCCCTGACCCGGAAAAATAAATGCACGCATGATGCGTCCCTTCGCATGTTCTTGAATGGGCTCGCGCCTATTCCTTCACCCCGCGCGATGCAAGCCGAAGGGCACGACCTTGTTCGCCGCGTCGTGGCCGATGTCCGCCCGGCCGAGCCACGAGATCCCGGTGCGCGCGCACCAGCCCTGCGCGATCTCCTCGGCCTCCATGCCGAACGGGCGGTCGTTTTCAGGGACGTCGCTGACACGCCCCAACCGCAACCCGGCAAGCCCGCGCGGGCCCAGATAGCTCGCGATATGGAAGAAGGCGCGGTCGAAGGCGTAGAGATATTCGCTGACTTCTTCGACGAGCAGGACATGCCCGGAAAGGTCAGGTTCGAGCGGGGTGCCGAGCAGCATCGACAGCGTCATCAGGTTGAACGCCGCGTGCCGCGCGCCGTGCTGGAGGCCGGGCTCGCACGCAGCCGGGTCACGCGCAACGAGCCAATCGAGAGCGCGCAGCACCGCGGCATCGCCCCCGTCGCGGCGGATATCGGCGACCATAGGACCGTGCGCGACATGGTCGAAGCCGTCCCGATACAGCGCGCCGAGCAGATTGCCCTGATCCGAATAGCCGAGGAATGCCTTGCCGCGCGCGACATCGGTCATCGCCGCGACCGCATCCTCGGCGATGCGGCATGCGCCATAGCCCCCGCGCGCAAACCAGACCGCGTCGATATCGGGCCGGTTCGCCATCTCGACCAACGCGGCGAAGCGGTGGCCGTCCTCGCCCGCAAAATGGCCGTGGGTGGCAAAGCATTGCGGGTCGAAGACGAGTTCGACGTCGGGGTAACCAAGGCTTGCCAGCGCGCGCACCGCCTCGGCATCGTCGGGCAGGATCGGGGTGGATGGGGCAACAATTCCGATGCGCATGGAGCGACCTATAAATCCGTTCGTGTCGAGCGAAGTCGAGACACCCATCGTCGACGCACAAGGTCGAGGGGTATCTCGACTTCGCTCGATGCGAACGGGAAAGAGTATGCCGCTCTGGTTGCAAACCCTTCGTCAAAGCCATATCGCGCCGCGATGGCCGAAAACAAATCCTATTTCTTCTGCGGCATCGGCGGGTCGGGAATGCTGCCGCTGGCGATGATAGTCGCAGCGCGCGGCGCGGCGGTCTCGGGATCGGACCGCAGCCGCGATCAGGGCCGGACGCCCCAGAAATTCACTTGGCTCGAAAGCCAGGGCATCGCCTTTTATCCGCAGGACGGCAGCGGGCCACGCGCGGGACAAATTCTGGTCGCGTCGGCGGCGATCGAGGATAGCGTTCCCGATATCGCCGCCGCCAATGCGCTCGGCCTTGCGCGGATGACGCGCGCCGACCTCAACGCCGCGCTGTTCAACGACGCCGACACCGCGATCGGTGTCGGCGGGACGAGCGGCAAATCGACCGTCACCGGGATGATCGGCTGGATCCTCGAAAATACGGGTCGCAAGCCGACGGTCATGAACGGGGCCGTGATGCGCAATTTCTCGGGCGACGACCGCCCCTTTGCCAGCGCACTCGTGGGCGAAGCCGCCATTTACGTCAGCGAGGTCGATGAAAGCGACGGTTCGATCGCGCTCTATCGCCCCGACGTCGC
This sequence is a window from Sphingopyxis sp. USTB-05. Protein-coding genes within it:
- the fabG gene encoding 3-oxoacyl-[acyl-carrier-protein] reductase, which produces MFDLTGMTALVTGASGGIGSAVAQALAAQGARLAVSGSNADKLNAFRDTLGGDHIALPCNLGDAAAVDALVPSAVDALGQLDILVNNAGVTRDNLIMRMKDDEWMDVIRINLEANFRLARAAAKPMMKARFGRIISITSVVGATGNPGQANYAASKAGVTGMTKALAQELASRGVTANCVAPGFIATAMTADLPDAQKEALNQRIPAGRMGEGSDIAAAVVYLASKEAGYVTGQTLHVNGGMAMLS
- a CDS encoding GxxExxY protein — protein: MRDIDVVSGDVLDLSLRLHRELGPGLLESVYETVLAGKLVALGYRVDRQMPIDIYFEGSRFDAAFRIDLLVDNRLLVEIKSVERLNPAHGKQLLTYLRLTGQSVGLLINFGGATLKEGVRRIVNDHKPSASPRLRVNRQSSGE
- the fabD gene encoding ACP S-malonyltransferase codes for the protein MRAFIFPGQGSQAVGMGKALSEASPVAREVFQEVDDALGQKLFQLMSEGPEDQLTLTENAQPAIMANAIATLRVLEKEGGVTLSAKADYVAGHSLGEYSALCAAGAFDLATTARLLKTRGQAMQAAVPVGVGAMAALLGADIETAQKLADAAAEGEVCTVANDNDPSQVVISGHKGAVERAVALVKDYGIKRGVLLPVSAPFHCPLMQPAADAMAEALGANPPVAPLIPVVANVTASPVSDPDTIRDLLVQQVTGRVRWRESVASMEDIGVTHFVEFGGKVLSPMVKRSASGEVETMSVISMDDIEALLKTL
- a CDS encoding LD-carboxypeptidase codes for the protein MRIGIVAPSTPILPDDAEAVRALASLGYPDVELVFDPQCFATHGHFAGEDGHRFAALVEMANRPDIDAVWFARGGYGACRIAEDAVAAMTDVARGKAFLGYSDQGNLLGALYRDGFDHVAHGPMVADIRRDGGDAAVLRALDWLVARDPAACEPGLQHGARHAAFNLMTLSMLLGTPLEPDLSGHVLLVEEVSEYLYAFDRAFFHIASYLGPRGLAGLRLGRVSDVPENDRPFGMEAEEIAQGWCARTGISWLGRADIGHDAANKVVPFGLHRAG